A genomic region of Phragmites australis chromosome 2, lpPhrAust1.1, whole genome shotgun sequence contains the following coding sequences:
- the LOC133903607 gene encoding light-harvesting complex-like protein OHP1, chloroplastic, with protein sequence MAARCVLSSPSSFAHQPLCSNKLSKKLPPWLPSPRAIAVRVSAAKLPPGVEVPRVQPKLSEPFLGFTETAEIWNSRACMMGLIGTFIVELVLNKGILQMLGVEVGKGLDIPL encoded by the exons ATGGCAGCAAGGTGTGTTCTTTCTTCCCCATCTTCCTTTGCTCATCAGCCCCTCTGCAGCAACAAACTCAGCAAGAAGCTTCCTCCATGGCTGCCATCGCCAAGAGCCATAGCTGTGAGAGTGAGTGCTGCAAAGCTGCCTCCAGGG GTTGAGGTGCCCAGGGTGCAGCCGAAGCTGAGCGAGCCCTTCTTGGGATTCACCGAGACCGCCGAGATATGGAACTCCAGGGCCTGCATGATGGGCCTCATCGGCACCTTCATTGTGGAGCTG GTGCTAAACAAGGGGATTCTTCAGATGCTTGGAGTGGAAGTGGGCAAGGGTCTCGACATTCCTCTTTAA